The following proteins come from a genomic window of Methylorubrum populi:
- a CDS encoding DUF6894 family protein has product MPRYYFDINDGTDLKDEVGREIQDPLALRREALRVMTSLMAAEAEDSQDCTLVLTVRNGDGDGVMTIRLVCQIDDG; this is encoded by the coding sequence ATGCCGCGTTACTATTTCGACATCAACGATGGCACGGATCTGAAGGACGAGGTGGGTCGCGAGATCCAGGATCCGCTCGCCCTGCGCCGCGAGGCTCTGCGGGTGATGACGAGCCTGATGGCCGCGGAGGCCGAGGACAGCCAAGATTGCACGCTGGTCCTGACCGTCCGCAACGGCGACGGCGATGGCGTCATGACGATCCGCCTCGTCTGCCAGATCGATGACGGCTGA
- a CDS encoding NAD(+)/NADH kinase has protein sequence MAALTPRAVFVTRETDYELLIARHATRGQARFFLESRGQGLAQVEARHERFHAVLARARAGVPGAWRQVLVRRADLDRFLFAEDDVVVAVGQDGLIANVAKYLGAQPVIGVNPNPELYDGVLVRNSVERLPRLLPASAAGAAGIERRTMVEAVIDGTERLFALNEIFVGHRSHQSARYRIEAGEAGEEHSSSGLIVASGTGATGWARSIAEATRLGLSLDPEERAVGYWVREPFPSVATATRLRAGKLTDAPLRVTSRMNEGGVVFADGIEQDFLAFGWGRQVRIAPADRALHLVTG, from the coding sequence ATGGCCGCGCTCACCCCCCGGGCGGTCTTCGTCACCCGAGAGACCGATTACGAGCTCCTGATCGCCCGGCACGCCACTAGAGGGCAGGCCCGCTTCTTCCTGGAGAGCCGCGGCCAGGGGCTGGCGCAGGTCGAGGCGCGCCACGAGCGCTTCCACGCGGTGCTGGCGCGGGCCCGGGCCGGGGTGCCGGGCGCGTGGCGGCAGGTCCTGGTGCGGCGGGCCGACCTCGACCGTTTCCTGTTCGCCGAGGACGACGTGGTCGTGGCCGTCGGGCAGGACGGACTGATCGCCAATGTGGCGAAGTATCTGGGCGCGCAGCCGGTGATCGGGGTGAACCCGAATCCCGAGCTCTACGACGGCGTGCTGGTCCGCAACTCCGTCGAGCGGCTCCCCCGGCTGCTGCCGGCGAGCGCTGCCGGGGCGGCCGGGATCGAGCGGCGCACCATGGTCGAGGCGGTGATCGACGGGACCGAGCGCCTGTTCGCCCTCAACGAGATCTTCGTCGGGCACCGCAGCCACCAATCCGCCCGCTACCGGATCGAGGCCGGGGAGGCGGGAGAGGAGCATTCCTCCAGCGGCCTCATCGTCGCCTCCGGCACCGGGGCCACCGGCTGGGCCCGTTCCATCGCCGAGGCGACCCGGCTCGGCCTGTCGCTCGACCCCGAGGAGCGGGCGGTGGGCTACTGGGTGCGCGAGCCGTTCCCGAGCGTCGCCACCGCCACGCGGCTGCGCGCCGGCAAGCTCACCGATGCGCCGCTCCGCGTCACCTCGCGGATGAACGAGGGCGGCGTGGTCTTCGCCGACGGCATCGAGCAGGATTTTTTGGCGTTTGGCTGGGGCCGGCAGGTGCGGATCGCGCCGGCCGACCGGGCCCTGCACCTCGTGACCGGATGA
- a CDS encoding SPFH domain-containing protein — translation MATIRRFGVLSQLRSEASHYVVRFRNGRPRQSGRGLVFWFRPETASISELPMDDREMTLFVRGRSADFQAVAVQGSIGWHVADPERLAARVDFSLDLRTGRLQGEPIERIEARIAGLANQTVLQFLGGAPVRALLDAGPETLRAQVQAALRTEPSLAEIGVAVVSVRLTNLAPSSELERALQTPTYEALQQKADEATFARRAVAVEKERAIAENELATRTELARREALLIAEEAQNARNRAQARAEAEGIEAGAEAERIRVVEGARTETERARVAIYRDVAPGTLLGLAAQSLAGKLDTIEHVNVTPDLLASLLGEFRRPTGLPAR, via the coding sequence ATGGCCACGATCCGCCGCTTCGGCGTCCTCTCCCAGCTTCGGAGCGAGGCCAGCCACTACGTCGTCCGCTTCCGCAACGGCCGCCCGCGCCAGAGCGGGCGCGGCCTCGTCTTCTGGTTCCGTCCGGAGACCGCCAGCATCAGCGAGCTGCCGATGGACGACCGCGAGATGACGCTGTTCGTCCGCGGCCGCAGCGCGGATTTCCAGGCGGTCGCGGTGCAGGGCAGCATCGGCTGGCACGTCGCCGATCCCGAGCGGCTCGCCGCCCGGGTCGACTTCTCCCTCGACCTGCGCACCGGCCGGCTCCAGGGCGAGCCGATCGAGCGGATCGAGGCGCGCATCGCCGGGCTCGCCAACCAGACCGTGCTGCAATTCCTCGGAGGCGCCCCCGTGCGCGCCCTGCTCGATGCCGGGCCGGAGACCCTGCGGGCGCAGGTGCAGGCGGCGCTTCGCACCGAGCCGTCGCTCGCGGAGATCGGCGTCGCCGTGGTCTCGGTGCGGCTCACCAATCTCGCCCCGTCGAGCGAGCTGGAGCGCGCGCTCCAGACGCCGACCTACGAGGCGCTGCAGCAGAAGGCGGACGAGGCCACCTTCGCCCGCCGGGCGGTTGCCGTGGAGAAGGAGCGGGCGATCGCCGAGAACGAACTCGCCACCAGGACCGAGCTGGCCCGGCGGGAGGCGCTGCTGATCGCGGAGGAGGCGCAGAACGCCCGCAACCGGGCGCAGGCCCGGGCCGAGGCGGAGGGGATCGAGGCCGGCGCCGAGGCCGAGCGCATTCGCGTGGTCGAAGGGGCGCGGACCGAGACCGAGCGGGCGCGCGTGGCGATCTACCGCGACGTGGCGCCGGGCACCCTGCTCGGCCTCGCCGCCCAGTCGCTGGCGGGCAAGCTCGACACGATCGAGCACGTCAACGTCACGCCGGACCTCCTCGCCAGCCTGCTCGGCGAATTCCGCCGGCCGACCGGCCTCCCGGCCCGCTGA
- a CDS encoding arsenic transporter translates to MGALIQNPHAATWGIAALATLGVILRPFAWPEAVWAVAGAALLVGLGLIPWQTALEGTAKGTDVYLFLVGMMLLSEIARKEGLFDWLAAHAVRAAKGSATRLFLLVYLVGTVVTVFLSNDACAVVLTPAVFAATKAAGVKQPLPYLFICAFIANAASFVLPISNPANLVVFAEHMPPLRQWLATFTLPSILAIVATYIVLRLTQNARLKAETVATAVETPALGRGGMVAGLGIVATGAALIGASAAGSELGLPTFVAGLATTLVVLAINRGGFVAVARDVSWGVLPLVAGLFVLVEALEKTGLLTRLADLLGRAAQGDPTATAWAGGALVAFGSNLVNNLPAGLLAGAAVQAAHVPDTVAGAVLIGIDLGPNLSVTGSLATILWLTAIRREGENVSAWAFLKLGALVMPPALALALAALILA, encoded by the coding sequence ATGGGCGCGCTCATCCAGAACCCTCACGCGGCGACATGGGGCATCGCCGCGCTGGCGACGCTCGGCGTGATCCTGCGCCCCTTCGCTTGGCCGGAGGCGGTCTGGGCGGTCGCCGGTGCGGCGCTCCTCGTCGGTCTCGGCCTGATTCCCTGGCAGACCGCCCTGGAGGGCACGGCCAAGGGTACGGACGTCTACCTCTTCCTCGTCGGGATGATGCTGCTCTCCGAGATCGCCCGGAAGGAAGGATTGTTCGACTGGCTCGCCGCCCACGCGGTGCGGGCCGCGAAGGGCTCGGCGACCCGGCTGTTTCTGCTGGTCTACCTCGTCGGCACGGTGGTCACGGTCTTCCTCTCGAACGATGCCTGCGCCGTGGTGCTGACGCCGGCCGTCTTCGCCGCGACCAAGGCCGCCGGCGTGAAGCAGCCCCTGCCCTACCTGTTCATCTGCGCCTTCATCGCCAACGCGGCGAGCTTCGTGCTGCCGATCTCGAACCCGGCCAACCTCGTCGTCTTCGCCGAGCATATGCCGCCGCTCAGGCAGTGGCTCGCGACCTTCACCCTGCCCTCCATCCTCGCGATCGTCGCGACCTACATCGTCCTGCGCCTGACCCAGAACGCGCGGCTGAAGGCCGAGACCGTCGCGACCGCCGTCGAGACGCCGGCCCTGGGCCGCGGCGGCATGGTCGCGGGCCTCGGCATCGTCGCCACCGGCGCGGCCCTGATCGGCGCCTCGGCCGCCGGAAGCGAGCTCGGCCTGCCGACCTTCGTCGCCGGCCTCGCCACCACCCTCGTCGTGCTCGCGATCAACCGGGGCGGCTTCGTCGCGGTCGCGCGGGACGTTTCCTGGGGCGTGCTGCCGCTGGTCGCCGGGCTCTTCGTCCTGGTCGAGGCCCTGGAGAAGACCGGTCTGCTCACACGGCTCGCCGACCTCCTGGGCCGGGCCGCGCAGGGCGATCCGACCGCCACGGCCTGGGCCGGCGGCGCCCTCGTCGCCTTCGGCTCCAACCTCGTGAACAACCTGCCGGCGGGCCTCCTGGCGGGCGCCGCGGTGCAGGCGGCGCACGTTCCGGACACGGTCGCGGGCGCAGTCCTGATCGGGATCGATCTCGGGCCGAATCTCTCGGTCACGGGCTCGCTCGCCACCATCCTCTGGCTGACGGCGATCCGCCGCGAGGGCGAGAACGTCTCCGCCTGGGCGTTCCTGAAGCTCGGCGCCCTCGTCATGCCCCCGGCGCTCGCGCTCGCCCTCGCCGCGCTGATCCTCGCCTGA
- a CDS encoding DMT family transporter, which yields MSAALLYPFIIVAGALQALGNSMNAQLRGQLVNPFLAASVSFLPIVFVFATLFLVMPTPLPGLDTLAGMPWYAPLGGVAGAVAVFGGLAFVDKVGAGPFNGLTLTANILTSLAMDSLGLFGLPGGGFKPMPWLGGLLMAVGVTFIARVTPGQDAGRDGASAEAGHGLNPRLLYPFIVVAGALQAIGVVWNAQLRGALVNPWLAALVSFLPVVFVFVLVFLLRPKPLPQRTDLEGVRWWMPLAGLTGAVAVFAGLLFVDKVGAGAFNGLLITANLLTSVALDHFGWVGMKRVRAGASRLGGAALMVAGIVLISLF from the coding sequence GTGAGTGCCGCTCTGCTCTATCCCTTCATCATCGTGGCGGGCGCCCTCCAGGCGCTCGGCAACTCCATGAACGCGCAGCTGCGCGGGCAGCTCGTCAACCCGTTCCTGGCGGCCTCCGTCTCCTTCCTGCCGATCGTCTTCGTCTTCGCCACGCTGTTCCTCGTGATGCCGACGCCGCTGCCGGGCCTCGACACGCTCGCAGGCATGCCGTGGTACGCGCCGCTCGGCGGCGTGGCCGGCGCGGTGGCGGTGTTCGGCGGTCTCGCCTTCGTCGACAAGGTCGGCGCCGGCCCCTTCAACGGCCTGACGCTGACCGCCAACATCCTGACCTCGCTGGCGATGGATTCCCTGGGCCTGTTCGGTCTGCCGGGCGGCGGATTCAAGCCGATGCCCTGGCTCGGAGGCCTGCTCATGGCCGTCGGCGTGACGTTCATCGCCCGCGTCACGCCCGGCCAGGACGCGGGCCGGGACGGCGCGAGCGCGGAGGCCGGCCACGGCCTCAATCCGAGGCTGCTCTATCCCTTCATCGTCGTCGCGGGCGCGCTGCAGGCGATCGGCGTGGTCTGGAACGCGCAGCTGCGCGGGGCCCTGGTCAATCCGTGGCTGGCGGCGCTGGTCTCGTTTCTGCCGGTGGTGTTCGTCTTCGTGCTGGTCTTCCTGCTGCGGCCGAAGCCGCTGCCGCAGCGGACCGATCTGGAGGGGGTGCGCTGGTGGATGCCGCTGGCCGGCCTCACCGGGGCCGTGGCCGTGTTCGCCGGGCTGCTGTTCGTCGACAAGGTCGGCGCGGGCGCCTTCAACGGCCTGCTGATCACCGCCAACCTGCTGACCTCGGTGGCGCTGGATCATTTCGGCTGGGTCGGCATGAAGCGGGTGCGGGCCGGCGCGTCACGGCTGGGCGGAGCCGCCCTGATGGTGGCCGGCATCGTCCTCATCTCGCTGTTCTGA
- a CDS encoding PepSY domain-containing protein, translating into MKTNILRLTAASGLLALMTGVAAAQNPDLTKNPENTGRAPSATEATKSNSDLKEWQVAKSAKVGLAQAIATAEGKAEGEEKGGRAIDADFEKADSKNPARYAIKVVYPSGKLVEHGVNADTGDLYKSENQPIERYFTRLKASDFQNAKVSLKDAIALAEQKVPGSKAYEAEVEREGNSVEYEIKLALTDREQEVKVGPDGTVKND; encoded by the coding sequence ATGAAGACGAACATCCTGCGCCTGACCGCCGCCAGCGGCCTCCTCGCCCTGATGACGGGCGTCGCGGCGGCCCAGAACCCCGACCTGACCAAGAACCCGGAAAACACCGGCCGTGCGCCCAGCGCGACGGAGGCCACCAAATCCAACAGCGACCTCAAGGAGTGGCAGGTCGCCAAGTCGGCGAAGGTCGGCCTCGCCCAGGCCATCGCCACCGCCGAGGGCAAGGCCGAGGGCGAGGAGAAGGGCGGCCGGGCGATCGACGCCGATTTCGAGAAGGCCGACAGCAAGAACCCGGCGCGCTACGCGATCAAGGTCGTGTACCCGAGCGGCAAGCTCGTCGAGCACGGCGTCAATGCCGATACGGGCGACCTCTACAAGAGCGAGAATCAGCCGATCGAGCGCTACTTCACCCGCCTCAAGGCGAGCGACTTCCAGAACGCCAAGGTGTCGCTGAAGGACGCGATCGCCCTGGCCGAGCAGAAGGTTCCCGGCAGCAAGGCTTACGAGGCCGAGGTCGAGCGCGAGGGCAATTCGGTCGAGTACGAGATCAAGCTGGCGCTCACAGACCGCGAGCAGGAGGTCAAGGTCGGGCCGGACGGCACGGTGAAGAACGACTGA
- a CDS encoding NUDIX hydrolase has translation MSLPESEAAFLARYDPADYARPAVAVDLVLLGLSGGRPAVLLQRRDRHPHAGRHALPGGFVGIDEALDATAARVLREKAGGARAHLEQLYTFGAVERDPRMRIITVAYLALLTEAAFAEALARAPALHPGTVAVTLDERAEGEGAVTVRAIDGAALPLAFDHAEIVALALRRLQGKLDYSEVGFALLPELFTLRQLQDVHEAILGTPLNKPAFRRRMLDRGWLDPTGRFETGTSYRPAELYRFRRNSSPTPSPTPSKGD, from the coding sequence ATGAGCCTGCCCGAATCCGAGGCCGCCTTTCTGGCGCGCTACGATCCCGCCGATTACGCGCGGCCCGCCGTGGCCGTCGATCTGGTGCTGCTGGGGCTTTCCGGCGGCCGCCCTGCCGTCCTGCTGCAGCGGCGCGACCGCCACCCGCATGCGGGGCGCCACGCGCTGCCCGGCGGCTTCGTCGGCATCGACGAGGCGCTCGACGCGACCGCCGCGCGCGTCCTGCGCGAGAAGGCCGGCGGGGCGCGGGCGCATCTGGAGCAGCTCTACACCTTCGGCGCCGTGGAGCGCGATCCGCGCATGCGCATCATCACGGTCGCCTATCTCGCGCTCCTGACCGAGGCGGCCTTCGCCGAGGCGCTCGCGCGGGCGCCGGCCCTGCATCCCGGCACGGTCGCGGTGACCCTGGATGAGAGAGCCGAGGGGGAGGGGGCCGTGACGGTCCGCGCGATCGACGGCGCGGCGCTCCCCCTCGCCTTCGATCACGCCGAGATCGTCGCCCTCGCCCTGCGGCGGCTGCAGGGCAAGCTCGACTATTCCGAGGTCGGCTTCGCCCTGCTGCCGGAGCTGTTCACCCTGCGCCAGCTCCAGGACGTGCACGAGGCGATCCTCGGCACGCCCCTCAACAAGCCCGCCTTCCGCCGCCGGATGCTCGATCGCGGCTGGCTCGACCCCACCGGCCGGTTCGAGACGGGCACGTCCTACCGCCCCGCCGAGCTGTACCGCTTCCGTCGAAACTCATCGCCGACCCCCTCGCCGACCCCCTCGAAAGGAGACTGA